From a single Sediminibacterium sp. KACHI17 genomic region:
- the ccoN gene encoding cytochrome-c oxidase, cbb3-type subunit I: MQSEKFFYDNKTVKLFAYATILWGVVGMIVGLLAAVQIYLPAANFGLPITTFGRVRPLHTNAVIFAFVGNGIFMGVYYSLQRLCKARMFNDTLSKIHFWGWQLIIVAAAVTLLAGYTTGKEYAELEWPIDIAITLIWVVFGINMFGTILKRRESHLYVAIWFYIATWVTVAMLHIVNSFEIPVTFLKSYSWYAGVQDALVQWWYGHNAVAFFLTTPYLGIMYYFLPKAANRPVYSYRLSIIHFWALIFIYIWAGPHHLLYTALPDWAQSLGVVFSVMLIAPSWGGMLNGLFTLRGAWDKVREDPILKFMVVAITCYGMATFEGPMLSLKNVNAISHFTDWTIAHVHVGALGWNGFLTFGILYWIIPKIFNTPLYSTKLATTHFWIGTIGIVLYAIPMYWAGFTQAMMWKQFTEDGTLKFQFLETVTHIIPLYVARSIGGLLYLVGVFIMVYNIVKTVKAGQLVSEEAAEAPPLPAKIVTHGKQYWHRWIEARPIQMLVFSLIAVAIGGILEIVPTFLVKSNVPTIAAVKPYTPLELHGRDIYIREGCYTCHSQMIRPFRDEVARYGEYSKAGEFVYDHPFQWGSKRTGPDLARIGGKYPDSWHYNHMLEPQSMSPGSVMPSYPWLLDDAIDTATTGARIRAMQTLGVPYPEGYDLIANAELTKQAEQIQKNLKADKIETGTHKEIVALIAYMQRVGTDIKGEQKPLAAKQ; this comes from the coding sequence TGGCAGGGTAAGGCCTTTGCATACCAATGCGGTGATCTTTGCCTTTGTAGGTAATGGTATTTTCATGGGAGTGTATTATTCACTGCAACGTTTGTGTAAAGCACGAATGTTCAATGATACACTTAGTAAGATACATTTCTGGGGATGGCAATTGATCATTGTGGCTGCAGCCGTTACTTTATTGGCAGGATATACTACCGGTAAGGAATATGCAGAGCTGGAATGGCCAATTGATATTGCTATCACTTTAATATGGGTAGTATTTGGTATCAATATGTTTGGTACCATTTTGAAAAGAAGAGAAAGCCATTTGTATGTAGCTATCTGGTTTTATATCGCAACATGGGTAACTGTTGCCATGTTGCATATTGTAAATTCATTTGAGATCCCTGTTACCTTTCTGAAAAGTTATAGCTGGTATGCAGGTGTTCAGGATGCATTGGTACAATGGTGGTATGGTCATAATGCGGTGGCATTCTTCCTGACCACTCCATATCTGGGTATCATGTATTACTTTTTACCTAAAGCTGCTAACCGACCAGTATACAGCTATCGTTTATCAATCATTCACTTTTGGGCGCTGATCTTTATTTATATCTGGGCAGGTCCGCACCACTTATTATATACTGCCTTACCTGATTGGGCACAAAGTTTGGGCGTAGTATTCAGTGTGATGTTAATCGCTCCATCATGGGGTGGTATGTTGAATGGATTGTTCACGCTAAGAGGTGCATGGGATAAGGTTCGCGAAGATCCTATTCTGAAATTTATGGTGGTGGCGATCACTTGTTATGGTATGGCCACTTTTGAAGGTCCGATGTTAAGTTTAAAAAATGTAAATGCTATTTCGCATTTCACTGATTGGACCATTGCTCACGTACACGTTGGTGCTTTAGGATGGAATGGCTTTTTAACCTTCGGTATTTTATACTGGATCATTCCTAAAATATTCAATACACCACTGTATTCAACCAAGCTGGCGACCACGCATTTTTGGATCGGTACTATTGGTATCGTTCTCTATGCCATTCCGATGTATTGGGCTGGTTTTACACAAGCCATGATGTGGAAACAGTTCACTGAAGATGGTACTTTGAAGTTTCAGTTTCTTGAAACCGTTACACATATCATTCCATTGTATGTAGCAAGGAGTATTGGAGGCTTATTATACCTGGTAGGGGTATTCATCATGGTATACAATATTGTGAAGACGGTTAAAGCAGGACAACTTGTATCTGAAGAAGCTGCTGAAGCTCCACCATTGCCGGCTAAGATCGTTACCCACGGTAAGCAATATTGGCATCGTTGGATCGAAGCAAGACCTATTCAAATGTTGGTATTTAGCTTGATCGCAGTTGCTATCGGTGGTATTCTTGAGATCGTTCCTACATTCTTGGTGAAGAGCAATGTGCCTACGATCGCAGCGGTGAAACCTTATACACCACTTGAGTTACATGGTCGGGATATCTATATCCGTGAGGGTTGTTATACCTGTCACTCACAAATGATCAGACCTTTCCGTGATGAAGTAGCACGTTATGGTGAATACAGTAAAGCGGGTGAGTTTGTATATGATCATCCATTCCAATGGGGCAGTAAACGCACCGGCCCGGATCTGGCTCGTATTGGCGGAAAATATCCTGACAGCTGGCACTATAATCATATGCTCGAACCTCAGAGTATGAGTCCGGGTTCTGTAATGCCTTCCTATCCCTGGTTATTGGATGATGCGATCGATACTGCTACCACAGGTGCACGCATCAGAGCCATGCAAACTTTAGGTGTGCCATATCCGGAAGGATATGATCTGATCGCTAATGCTGAGTTGACAAAGCAAGCTGAGCAGATCCAAAAAAACCTGAAAGCAGATAAGATTGAAACAGGTACTCATAAAGAGATCGTAGCACTCATTGCTTATATGCAAAGAGTAGGTACTGATATCAAAGGAGAACAAAAACCACTGGCCGCAAAACAATAA